A portion of the Candidatus Acidiferrales bacterium genome contains these proteins:
- a CDS encoding DUF2911 domain-containing protein translates to MGFGDQSGTEYDRWQDFGRVNMKVTTVNQPLEPLTISRDKPGERQGMLKIAWETTVASVPFELLK, encoded by the coding sequence ATTGGCTTCGGTGATCAGTCGGGGACAGAATACGACCGGTGGCAGGATTTCGGTCGTGTCAACATGAAAGTGACCACCGTCAACCAGCCGCTCGAGCCGCTCACCATCTCGCGGGATAAGCCTGGCGAGCGCCAGGGCATGTTGAAAATCGCCTGGGAGACGACGGTCGCGAGCGTGCCATTCGAGCTTTTGAAGTAA
- a CDS encoding zinc-dependent alcohol dehydrogenase family protein, with the protein MILEKTGAVERQPLLAREWPVPEPGAQEIRIRVKACGLCHTDLHTVEGELPLPKLPVIPGHQIVGIVEARGRGAERFREGDRVGVPWLYRTCGTCEFCRGSQENLCDAARFTGYHADGGYAEYTVVSQDFAYPLPPSFSDAAAAPLLCAGVVGYRALRLSEIRPGERLGLYGFGGSAHIAIQVARHWGCEVYVFTRSEEHRKLARGLGAAWTGRAEEEPPAQINSAIIFAPAGSLVPEALRVLRKGGVVALAGIYMTPLPAIEYASLYHEKNIRSVSNSTRQDARELLELAGQIPIRTEIETFPLLEANQALLRLKQSRIRGAGVLTISP; encoded by the coding sequence ATGATTTTGGAAAAAACCGGGGCCGTGGAGCGACAACCGCTGCTGGCGCGCGAGTGGCCGGTGCCGGAGCCTGGGGCCCAAGAAATTCGCATTCGCGTGAAAGCCTGCGGCCTTTGCCATACCGACCTCCACACTGTCGAAGGCGAACTTCCCCTGCCGAAATTGCCCGTCATTCCTGGCCACCAGATTGTGGGTATTGTCGAAGCTCGGGGCCGGGGCGCGGAGCGGTTTCGCGAAGGCGACCGAGTGGGCGTGCCGTGGCTCTATCGGACGTGCGGAACTTGCGAATTTTGCCGTGGCAGCCAGGAAAATTTGTGCGACGCGGCGCGCTTCACCGGCTATCACGCCGATGGCGGCTACGCCGAATACACCGTCGTCTCCCAGGACTTTGCCTACCCTCTTCCGCCCTCCTTTTCTGACGCCGCTGCTGCGCCGCTGCTTTGCGCGGGCGTGGTTGGCTACCGCGCGCTGCGGCTCAGCGAAATTCGCCCCGGGGAGCGGCTTGGCCTCTACGGCTTCGGAGGCTCCGCCCATATCGCCATCCAGGTGGCAAGACATTGGGGTTGCGAGGTGTATGTGTTCACGCGCAGCGAAGAACATCGCAAACTTGCCCGGGGGCTGGGAGCCGCGTGGACCGGGCGAGCGGAAGAGGAGCCTCCGGCCCAAATCAACAGCGCCATCATCTTTGCGCCGGCAGGAAGTTTGGTTCCGGAAGCTCTCCGCGTGCTGCGGAAAGGGGGGGTGGTCGCGCTGGCCGGGATCTACATGACTCCCCTTCCGGCCATCGAATATGCCTCGCTCTATCACGAGAAGAATATCCGGAGCGTCTCCAACAGCACGCGGCAGGATGCCCGCGAGCTTTTGGAACTGGCGGGACAAATCCCCATCCGCACGGAGATCGAAACGTTTCCTTTGTTGGAGGCGAATCAGGCTTTGCTCAGGTTGAAGCAGAGCCGCATACGTGGAGCGGGCGTCCTGACGATCTCCCCCTGA
- a CDS encoding aldehyde dehydrogenase family protein produces the protein MATVVSAPDRGVKVRATKLLIDNEWVDSVSGRTFETIDPTTGGVICRVAEADAPDVDKAVKAARAAFTAGPWPKLSAAERGKLLYKLADLIEANAEELARLETLDNGKPLNDSKNADLPLTVACYRYYAGWADKIQGKTIPIAGPYFCYTRHEPVGVVGQIIPWNFPLLMQAWKIAPALAAGNTVVLKPAEQTPLTALRVGELILEAGFPPGVVNILPGFGPTAGAAIARHMDIDKVAFTGSTEVGHLIMEGAAQTNLKRVTLELGGKSPGIVFADADMDLAIESAHFGLFFNQGQCCCAGSRLFVEEECYDEFVEKSVKRARERSVGDPFDSKTEQGPQVDKIQFDKVMNYIDSGKQEGARLMCGGNRVGDRGFFIEPTVFTDVQDNMKIAQEEIFGPVMSVMKFSGMDEVIQRANTTVYGLAAAVWTKDVSKAYAIANSVRAGTVWVNCYDVFDAAAPFGGFKQSGMGRELGEYGLQQYTEVKTVTVKL, from the coding sequence ATGGCTACTGTTGTGTCTGCACCGGACCGGGGAGTCAAGGTCCGCGCGACCAAGCTCCTCATTGACAACGAGTGGGTGGACAGTGTGTCGGGGAGAACGTTTGAGACGATCGACCCGACCACCGGCGGGGTTATCTGCCGGGTGGCGGAAGCCGATGCGCCCGATGTGGATAAGGCCGTGAAGGCCGCGCGGGCGGCGTTCACCGCGGGCCCATGGCCCAAACTGTCGGCTGCCGAACGGGGCAAGCTGCTCTACAAGCTGGCCGACCTGATCGAGGCGAACGCCGAGGAACTGGCGCGGCTCGAAACGCTCGATAACGGCAAACCGCTCAACGATTCGAAAAACGCCGACCTGCCGCTAACCGTGGCCTGCTATCGTTACTACGCGGGCTGGGCCGACAAGATCCAGGGCAAGACCATTCCGATCGCCGGCCCGTACTTTTGCTACACGCGCCACGAGCCCGTGGGAGTGGTCGGCCAGATCATCCCGTGGAATTTCCCGCTGCTCATGCAGGCCTGGAAGATCGCCCCGGCGCTGGCGGCGGGCAACACCGTCGTCCTCAAGCCTGCGGAGCAAACGCCGCTGACGGCGTTGCGCGTGGGCGAACTGATCCTCGAGGCGGGTTTCCCGCCCGGCGTGGTCAACATCCTGCCGGGCTTCGGCCCCACCGCCGGGGCTGCCATTGCCCGCCACATGGATATCGACAAGGTCGCCTTCACGGGCTCGACCGAGGTCGGGCACCTGATCATGGAAGGCGCCGCCCAGACCAACCTCAAGCGCGTCACGTTGGAGCTGGGCGGCAAGAGCCCGGGCATTGTGTTCGCCGACGCCGACATGGATCTGGCGATCGAAAGCGCCCACTTCGGTCTGTTCTTCAACCAGGGGCAGTGTTGCTGCGCCGGCTCCCGCTTGTTCGTGGAAGAGGAGTGCTACGACGAGTTCGTCGAAAAGAGCGTGAAGCGCGCCCGCGAGCGCTCCGTCGGCGACCCCTTCGATAGCAAGACGGAGCAGGGACCGCAGGTGGACAAAATCCAATTCGACAAGGTCATGAACTACATCGACTCCGGCAAGCAGGAAGGCGCCCGGCTGATGTGCGGTGGAAACCGGGTCGGCGACCGCGGCTTCTTCATCGAGCCGACCGTCTTCACCGACGTCCAGGACAACATGAAGATCGCCCAGGAAGAGATCTTCGGCCCGGTGATGAGCGTGATGAAATTCTCCGGAATGGACGAGGTGATCCAGCGGGCGAATACGACCGTGTATGGTCTGGCGGCGGCGGTGTGGACGAAGGACGTCAGCAAGGCCTACGCCATTGCCAATAGCGTGCGGGCCGGGACGGTGTGGGTGAATTGCTACGACGTGTTCGATGCCGCTGCGCCGTTCGGCGGCTTCAAACAATCGGGGATGGGCCGCGAACTGGGCGAGTACGGCCTCCAGCAGTACACCGAGGTCAAGACCGTCACCGTCAAGCTATAA